The proteins below come from a single Ovis aries strain OAR_USU_Benz2616 breed Rambouillet chromosome 18, ARS-UI_Ramb_v3.0, whole genome shotgun sequence genomic window:
- the LOC101118056 gene encoding myeloid-associated differentiation marker-like, with amino-acid sequence MTIMSSTSLSSGLDSVTNKSYLLHFLQLLSTCMAFFLVTRESTWSVDISNWSMFVWCFCFAVTLLTLIAELCGLQDKLHFSWDRFLITSACYCALFCLSAAIIYPIIHLQIFPDGSPRHHVIAATAFSCIASVTYAVEVVWTCARTGESSCSLLGLLKRLEIFVACVIFAFLSNTYPSERQPALVWCVAVYCICFILGAVAMLRHRCDCDESLPYSCLGFGQSVLAVLLYTTALVLWPLYQFNGDFGGQPQRSSELSCIDEPTSYLCVWDQRLAVAILTAVNLLIYVADLVILTVVSDRGSTQGLWIPSSY; translated from the coding sequence ATGACCATCATGTCATCCACGTCACTGTCCTCAGGCTTGGACTCTGTGACCAACAAGAGCTACCTCCTCCACTTCCTGCAGCTGCTCTCCACCTGTATGGCCTTCTTCCTGGTGACCAGGGAGAGCACCTGGAGTGTGGACATAAGTAACTGGTCCATGTTTGTCTGGTGCTTCTGCTTCGCCGTGACCCTCCTTACCCTCATAGCTGAGTTATGTGGACTCCAGGATAAACTTCACTTCTCCTGGGACCGCTTTCTCATCACCTCTGCCTGCTACTGCGCCCTTTTCTGCCTCTCGGCCGCCATCATTTACCCCATCATCCACCTTCAGATTTTTCCCGATGGCTCCCCCCGACACCATGTTATTGCTGCCACTGCATTCTCCTGCATCGCTTCTGTGACTTATGCTGTCGAAGTGGTCTGGACCTGTGCCCGGACTGGTGAGTCCTCCTGCTCTTTGCTAGGCCTGCTCAAGAGGCTGGAGATCTTTGTGGCGTGTGTCATCTTCGCCTTCCTCAGCAACACCTACCCGAGCGAGCGCCAGCCGGCCCTGGTGTGGTGTGTGGCCGTATACTGCATCTGCTTCATCCTGGGGGCTGTGGCTATGCTGCGGCACCGGTGTGACTGTGACGAGAGTCTGCCCTACTCCTGTTTGGGGTTCGGGCAGTCTGTGCTCGCCGTCCTCCTCTACACCACGGCTCTGGTCCTCTGGCCTCTCTACCAGTTCAACGGGGATTTCGGTGGGCAGCCCCAGCGGTCCAGCGAGTTGAGCTGCATTGATGAGCCCACCTCCTACCTGTGCGTCTGGGACCAACGACTGGCTGTGGCCATCCTGACAGCCGTCAACCTGCTGATTTATGTGGCCGACCTGGTGATCTTGACTGTGGTCAGTGACCGAGGCTCTACCCAGGGGCTCTGGATTCCCTCTTCTTACTGA